In a single window of the Drosophila albomicans strain 15112-1751.03 chromosome 3, ASM965048v2, whole genome shotgun sequence genome:
- the LOC117569303 gene encoding cocaine esterase, whose product MQMPKLNFNLLRVLIWLSFRCCWAQQTHIKLEQGDLIGLKIFPDGARTAVYAFLGIPYAQPPLGPLRFAPAQPHNGWNRTLQATAMQPICPQLSNTIYDESADGSISRATPSNEDCLYLNIWTPETGLRYGQLPVMVIITGEDFAYDWPRNRINGLDFAAAEGVVVVSVQYRNNIYGWLGLGPDHRQLPGNYGLTDVLQALRWLQSNAASFGGNANQLTLLGHGSGALLALATALQKGNEPALYKQLILMSPGPVLNALGTGHGQRIVATGRRLIQKLGCQFEEAQNRQLLSCLRRKSNEDLLRAYESVYNHGNGSMQLGVQLLPGSATISLAQQLGNLSLPPLLLGIGSNEGAFWQDYWLDVARDGDVALHNYINHTLLPNALRSMQLQEDGASDVQMAAIRWRYFNEEASVGQLLWGMQRLLSESQYETPFLRLLQLVSNNSNSYAYVFDQSHAHAMDMRGRLNLFGGASHSADLPLLLGPSLFQQIARRRFNTEEEQMCRKLRGSFANFVKSGNPTPGRIYDAWLPYTAQHSFIYSLGELTKNPVGPPSIDETLVEQLLQPQTDLGTDRSLSRTNRHDNYRQGNANSYVANNQLDSGYGQHLRRVYGFWQVLLPSAQDAEFREGGGGALGQRVRLLEANADASRYRQGFYAMLGLVCILLACLGLCVYLLRRDLPLRHSASGQTDYSL is encoded by the exons atgcaaatgcctAAACTGAACTTCAATTTGCTGAGAGTATTGATTTGGCTCAGCTTCCGATGTTGTTGGGCCCAACAAACGCACATTAAACTGGAACAGGGCGATTTAATTGGT CTCAAGATATTTCCGGATGGAGCACGCACTGCGGTCTACGCCTTCCTGGGAATACCCTATGCTCAGCCGCCTTTGGGTCCATTACGTTTTGCG CCTGCCCAGCCGCACAATGGCTGGAACCGCACGCTGCAGGCGACAGCGATGCAGCCCATCTGTCCCCAGCTCTCGAACACGATCTACGATGAAAGCGCCGATGGCAGCATTTCACGTGCGACGCCCAGCAACGAGGACTGTCTGTACCTCAACATTTGGACACCGGAGACGGGATTGCGATATGGCCAATTGCCAGTTATGGTGATTATCACGGGCGAGGATTTCGCCTACGATTGGCCACGCAATCGCATCAATGGCCTGGATTTTGCTGCCGCCGAGGGCGTTGTGGTGGTCAGCGTGCAGTATCGCAACAACATTTATGGCTGGCTCGGATTGGGACCAGATCATCGACAATTGCCCGGCAACTATGGACTCACTGATGTGCTGCAGGCGCTGCGCTGGCTTCAAAGTAATGCGGCCAGTTTTGGTGGCAATGCCAATCAATTGACGCTACTTGGTCATGGAAGTGGCGCTCTACTGGCATTGGCCACGGCTCTCCAAAAGGGCAACGAGCCCGCGCTCTACAAGCAGCTGATACTCATGTCACCGGGCCCAGTGCTGAACGCCTTGGGCACAGGCCATGGACAACGCATTGTGGCAACGGGACGACGACTCATCCAGAAGCTGGGCTGTCAGTTTGAAGAGGCACAAAATCGCCAGCTGTTGAGCTGTCTGCGACGCAAGAGCAACGAGGATTTGCTGCGTGCCTACGAGAGTGTCTACAATCATGGCAATGGCAGCATGCAGCTGGGCGTGCAACTCCTACCAGGATCTGCCACCATCAGTCTGGCACAGCAGTTGGGCAATCTGTCGTTGCCGCCACTGCTGCTGGGCATTGGCTCCAATGAGGGCGCTTTCTGGCAGGACTATTGGCTGGACGTGGCACGCGACGGCGATGTGGCGCTGCATAATTACATCAATCACACGCTGTTGCCCAATGCGTTGCGCTCCATGCAGCTGCAGGAGGATGGGGCAAGTGATGTGCAAATGGCGGCAATTCGCTGGCGTTACTTCAACGAGGAGGCCTCCGTCGGTCAGCTACTGTGGGGCATGCAACGTCTGCTCTCCGAGTCACAGTACGAGACGCCATTCCTGCGACTGCTGCAGCTGgttagcaacaacagcaacagttatGCCTATGTCTTTGACCAATCACATGCCCATGCCATGGACATGCGAGGCAGGCTGAACTTGTTTGGTGGCGCCTCGCATAGTGCCGATTTGCCGCTGCTATTGGGTCCCAGTCTGTTCCAGCAGATTGCCCGTCGTCGCTTCAACACCGAGGAGGAGCAAATGTGCCGCAAGCTACGCGGCTCGTTTGCAAATTTTGTGAAAAGTGGCAATCCCACACCTGGACGCATCTACGATGCCTGGTTGCCGTACACCGCACAACACTCCTTCATCTATAGCCTGGGCGAACTGACCAAGAATCCGGTGGGTCCGCCTAGTATAGATGAGACGCTAgtggagcagctgctgcaaccaCAAACGGACCTGGGCACTGATCGCAGCTTGTCTAGAACCAATAGGCACGACAACTATCGCCAGGGCAATGCCAATTCGTATGTGGCCAATAATCAGCTGGACTCCGGCTATGGGCAGCACTTGCGACGCGTCTACGGCTTCTGGCAGGTGCTGTTGCCGTCGGCGCAGGACGCAGAGTTTCGTGAGGGAGGAGGCGGTGCTTTGGGTCAACGTGTGCGTCTCTTGGAGGCCAACGCGGATGCATCACGCTATCGGCAAGGCTTCTATGCAATGCTTGGCCTAGTGTGCATTCTGCTCGCCTGCCTGGGCCTCTGTGTTTATCTGCTGCGACGCGATCTGCCATTGCGTCATAGTGCATCGGGGCAGACGGATTATAGCTTATGA
- the LOC117571646 gene encoding cathepsin L-like has translation MNTKLFLATLLGLLAYSQARITLAKWEAFKQEFNKSYDNKFEERFRMQVFEDNKRIIDTHNERFATGEETYEMGFNEYTDLLDKEFDCMFDGPEIEDFEFTHKDDDELKGYNDEVDWRILGAITPVKQEGHFNNSWAFATAGVVESRKFISTGVLLELSKQQLIDCSSNKHDSIWRALKYIKSKKGIEAERAYPYRGVKGHCKFNKRLISASIRKYHHSSTGNERTLAKQVAKGPVAAMISRDAIRFYRSGVFHNPNCRKSPEYAVLIVGYGNSKSFGEYWLLKTSLGTSWGEKGYLKLARNKNNLCGIASRAYFPDI, from the coding sequence ATGAATACAAAGCTCTTCTTGGCGACGTTGTTGGGATTGCTGGCTTATTCCCAGGCTAGGATAACACTGGCAAAATGGGAAGCATTCAAGCAGGAATTCAATAAGAGCTACGATAATAAGTTCGAAGAACGTTTTCGCATGCAAGTCTTCGAGGATAACAAACGAATTATCGACACCCATAACGAACGCTTTGCAACCGGCGAGGAAACATACGAAATGGGCTTCAACGAGTATACGGATTTACTGGACAAGGAGTTTGATTGCATGTTTGATGGTCCAGAGATTGAAGACTTTGAATTCACCCATAAGGATGACGACGAGCTGAAGGGTTACAACGATGAGGTTGACTGGAGGATTTTGGGAGCTATCACGCCTGTGAAGCAAGAGGGACACTTTAACAACTCGTGGGCTTTTGCCACAGCCGGTGTTGTGGAAAGCAGAAAATTTATATCCACTGGCGTATTGTTGGAGTTATCCAAACAGCAATTGATCGATTGCTCAAGTAACAAGCACGATAGCATATGGAGAGCTCTCAAGTACATCAAGAGCAAGAAGGGCATCGAAGCGGAGAGAGCTTATCCATATCGTGGTGTTAAAGGTCattgcaaattcaataaaaggTTAATCAGCGCCTCCATTCGAAAATACCACCATAGTTCCACCGGTAATGAGCGAACCTTGGCTAAACAGGTGGCCAAAGGACCCGTTGCTGCCATGATCTCTCGAGATGCCATAAGGTTCTATAGGAGCGGCGTGTTCCACAATCCGAATTGCAGAAAGTCGCCAGAATATGCTGTTCTCATTGTGGGCTATGGAAATTCAAAAAGTTTCGGAGAGTACTGGCTACTGAAAACATCTTTGGGCACATCCTGGGGAGAGAAGGGTTATCTGAAGCTGGCTCGCAATAAGAATAATCTCTGTGGCATTGCAAGCAGGGCTTATTTTCCAGACATTtag